A DNA window from Halostella salina contains the following coding sequences:
- a CDS encoding DUF7573 domain-containing protein, giving the protein MTEDASLTDFDGDGSEPDDAADPATPDDTPNPATSTYRWSPDGTACPDCGDAVERRWRDGDRLVCADCKEW; this is encoded by the coding sequence GTGACCGAAGACGCCTCGCTGACGGACTTCGACGGCGACGGGTCGGAGCCGGACGACGCCGCGGACCCGGCCACACCTGACGACACACCGAATCCCGCCACCTCGACCTACCGCTGGTCGCCCGACGGTACAGCCTGCCCGGACTGCGGCGACGCGGTCGAGCGACGCTGGCGCGACGGCGACCGGCTGGTGTGTGCCGACTGCAAGGAGTGGTGA
- a CDS encoding AAA family ATPase: MTDAHGSDAGQRTQTADPAPLSVDAAARASNAIIDNVEEVIVGHHDEIEHVLTAVLADGHVLVEDVPGVGKTMLARALSRSIDCSFSRVQFTPDLLPSDITGVNVFNQKTREFEFQPGPVFANFVLGDEINRAPPKTQSALLEAMEEGQVTVDGDTRPLPDPFTVVATQNAVEGGRTYELPMAEVDRFTKKIHLGYPDQDEEAKMLDRVVGGHPIEELEPVTDVETVRRARATVANATVNEPVREYASRLAGYTREHAQLGASPRGSIALLRSAQARAVLDGRDYVIPDDVQSEAPTVLAHRIRVADGDADAGARVVAEALESVRVD, translated from the coding sequence ATGACTGACGCACACGGATCCGACGCAGGACAGCGGACCCAGACCGCCGACCCGGCCCCGCTCTCGGTGGACGCCGCCGCCCGAGCGAGCAACGCGATCATCGACAACGTCGAGGAGGTGATCGTCGGCCACCACGACGAGATAGAGCACGTCCTCACCGCCGTCCTCGCCGACGGGCACGTACTGGTCGAGGACGTGCCCGGCGTGGGCAAGACGATGCTGGCGCGGGCCCTGTCCCGCTCGATCGACTGCTCGTTCAGCCGGGTGCAGTTCACGCCGGACCTGCTGCCCTCCGACATCACCGGCGTCAACGTGTTCAACCAGAAGACCCGGGAGTTCGAGTTCCAGCCCGGACCCGTCTTCGCCAACTTCGTGCTCGGCGACGAGATCAACCGCGCGCCGCCCAAGACCCAGAGCGCGCTGCTGGAGGCGATGGAGGAGGGACAGGTCACCGTCGACGGCGACACCCGGCCGCTGCCGGACCCCTTCACGGTCGTCGCCACGCAGAACGCCGTCGAGGGCGGCCGCACGTACGAACTCCCGATGGCGGAGGTCGACCGGTTCACGAAGAAGATCCATCTCGGCTACCCCGACCAGGACGAGGAGGCGAAGATGCTGGACCGCGTCGTCGGCGGCCACCCCATCGAGGAGCTGGAGCCGGTGACGGACGTCGAGACGGTCCGGCGCGCCCGGGCGACCGTGGCGAACGCGACCGTCAACGAGCCGGTCCGGGAGTACGCGAGCCGGCTCGCCGGCTACACCCGCGAGCACGCACAGCTCGGCGCGAGTCCGCGGGGGTCCATCGCGCTCCTCCGGTCGGCACAGGCGAGAGCCGTCCTCGACGGGCGGGACTACGTGATCCCCGACGACGTGCAGTCGGAGGCCCCGACCGTCCTCGCCCACCGGATCCGGGTCGCCGACGGCGACGCGGACGCCGGCGCTCGCGTGGTCGCCGAGGCGCTGGAGTCGGTCCGGGTGGACTGA